A part of Citrifermentans bremense genomic DNA contains:
- a CDS encoding cytochrome c3 family protein, which yields MRYREPICFITLSIAAWLCLSVSGEPGASAFSYGTEAGKNDACLACHGDPAQVSKAVFIDTEHFNQTTHARIGCEACHGKVPAAHPDGGKVSRAGCGECHADVDQEYATGLHVKKTSCNGCHNPHLVHSPKEVSGQEINAMCSNCHNALEMTAKHGEWLPQSELHLRMLPCITCHTGAKEYYISMYIVKSKNDSLFGKQEVAGYGELKRISGGNEIVSLIDKNRDNYVSLEELRLFNRSQSSLRLHGMMTPVAVSHKFEILDDRRNCTFCHTSGPALMQTSFIAVPEADGSYSRVPVEKGAVLDALYGTPDFYMMGSTKNNALNKIGLAIICGGLIMPVGHGFVRFLTRKNRNTKEHKS from the coding sequence GTGAGATACAGGGAACCCATATGTTTCATTACGCTGTCGATAGCCGCATGGCTCTGCCTGAGCGTCTCAGGAGAACCCGGCGCATCGGCTTTTTCCTACGGGACCGAGGCCGGCAAGAACGACGCCTGCCTTGCCTGCCATGGCGACCCTGCCCAGGTCTCCAAAGCAGTGTTCATCGACACCGAGCACTTCAACCAGACCACCCACGCCCGGATCGGGTGCGAAGCCTGCCACGGCAAGGTCCCGGCCGCCCATCCCGATGGCGGGAAGGTGTCGCGCGCCGGGTGTGGCGAGTGCCACGCAGACGTGGACCAGGAGTACGCGACCGGGCTGCACGTTAAAAAGACCAGCTGCAACGGCTGCCATAACCCGCATCTGGTGCATAGCCCCAAGGAGGTCTCCGGACAGGAGATCAACGCCATGTGCTCCAACTGCCACAACGCCCTGGAGATGACGGCCAAGCACGGGGAATGGCTCCCCCAGTCTGAGCTGCACCTGCGGATGCTGCCGTGCATAACCTGCCATACCGGGGCCAAGGAATACTACATCAGCATGTACATAGTGAAGAGCAAGAACGACTCGCTTTTCGGCAAGCAGGAGGTGGCGGGGTACGGCGAGTTGAAGCGGATCTCGGGGGGAAACGAGATCGTCTCCCTGATCGACAAGAACCGCGACAACTACGTTTCGCTCGAGGAGTTGCGCCTATTCAACCGCAGCCAGAGCTCGCTGCGCCTGCATGGCATGATGACGCCGGTTGCCGTCTCGCACAAGTTCGAGATCCTGGATGATCGCCGCAACTGCACCTTCTGCCACACCTCGGGCCCCGCGCTGATGCAGACCAGTTTCATAGCTGTGCCGGAAGCAGACGGCAGCTACAGCCGGGTGCCGGTGGAAAAGGGAGCGGTGCTGGACGCCCTGTACGGTACCCCGGACTTCTACATGATGGGGTCGACCAAGAACAACGCCCTGAACAAGATCGGCCTCGCCATCATCTGCGGCGGCCTGATCATGCCGGTAGGCCACGGCTTCGTGCGCTTCTTGACGCGCAAAAACAGGAACACAAAGGAGCATAAGTCATGA
- a CDS encoding cytochrome b/b6 domain-containing protein, with amino-acid sequence MSENSSEKNRIYLQPWPVRIWHWINACGIIALIVTGAQIRFPESVALLPNYKSAIDIHNVTGLVVSISFSFWFFYYKMVKNTLDKLYIPDEEDLKHGLVRQLLYYCFWYFLGRPSPYHATPDHKFNPMQKSAYLAVMFVLMPLVGLTGILLLNVTPLRVLVLMWGGIKFIVALHFLLACSLLAFLCTHVYLATLGNYIKPMLVGWEDVEEHEEKPVAAPAAIPGYRPVRHYPEYEVMQHEQRQG; translated from the coding sequence ATGAGCGAAAACTCAAGCGAGAAAAATAGGATCTACCTGCAGCCCTGGCCGGTCCGCATCTGGCACTGGATCAACGCCTGCGGCATCATCGCCCTCATAGTAACCGGCGCCCAGATCCGCTTCCCGGAAAGCGTCGCCCTCTTGCCGAACTACAAGAGCGCCATCGACATCCACAACGTCACCGGGCTCGTCGTCTCCATCTCGTTCTCTTTCTGGTTCTTCTACTACAAGATGGTGAAGAACACGCTCGACAAGCTGTACATACCCGACGAGGAGGACCTGAAGCACGGCCTGGTGCGCCAGTTGCTCTACTATTGCTTCTGGTACTTCCTGGGGAGACCGAGCCCGTACCACGCGACACCCGATCACAAGTTCAACCCGATGCAGAAATCCGCCTACCTCGCCGTGATGTTCGTGCTGATGCCGCTGGTGGGGCTGACCGGGATCCTGCTTTTGAACGTAACCCCGCTGCGCGTCCTGGTGCTCATGTGGGGCGGTATCAAGTTCATCGTCGCGCTGCACTTCCTGCTGGCCTGCTCGCTGCTCGCCTTCCTCTGCACCCATGTCTACCTCGCCACCCTGGGCAACTACATAAAGCCCATGCTGGTCGGGTGGGAGGATGTGGAAGAGCACGAGGAGAAGCCAGTCGCAGCGCCGGCCGCCATACCGGGATACCGCCCGGTGCGCCACTACCCGGAGTACGAGGTGATGCAGCATGAGCAGCGACAGGGATAG
- a CDS encoding cytochrome c3 family protein: MGFSKAFIVMVALAVGSSGAYALEIKDVTYNTDGGGKVVFSHQQHLKKKTAKSPNVSCKSCHENPRQTKVKYTMADMEKGKSCGKCHNGQRAFSVAKCTGCHKVKNVTFKVKETGPVVFSHAKHLQSMQCSACHNALYKTGPNKSVSMAEMEKGKSCGACHNGGKAFALAKCDGCHPAPKQVVFKVKETGPTVFSHAKHVEMYSCSACHTKLYPLGSGKAVTMAAMEKGKSCGACHNAKEAFAVAQCEKCHPVQEVKFRVSRVGDVKFSHAAHLGMYKCGECHTRTFPTKSGGKPVSMAEMKKAKSCGACHDGKSAFSVTGNCDSCHTRG; the protein is encoded by the coding sequence ATGGGATTCAGCAAGGCATTCATCGTCATGGTCGCGCTCGCAGTCGGGTCATCCGGAGCATACGCCCTTGAGATCAAGGACGTCACCTACAACACCGATGGTGGCGGGAAGGTGGTATTCAGCCATCAACAGCACCTGAAAAAGAAGACGGCCAAGAGTCCCAACGTAAGCTGCAAGAGCTGCCATGAAAACCCACGCCAGACGAAGGTGAAGTACACCATGGCGGACATGGAAAAGGGTAAGTCGTGCGGCAAGTGCCACAACGGCCAGCGGGCCTTCAGCGTAGCCAAGTGCACCGGCTGCCACAAGGTGAAGAACGTCACTTTCAAGGTCAAGGAGACCGGGCCGGTGGTCTTCAGCCATGCGAAGCACCTGCAAAGCATGCAGTGCAGCGCCTGCCACAATGCACTGTACAAGACCGGCCCCAACAAGTCCGTGTCCATGGCCGAGATGGAGAAGGGAAAATCGTGCGGTGCCTGCCATAACGGCGGCAAGGCCTTCGCCCTCGCCAAGTGCGACGGGTGCCACCCCGCCCCCAAGCAGGTCGTGTTCAAGGTGAAGGAAACCGGCCCGACCGTCTTCAGCCACGCAAAGCACGTCGAGATGTACAGCTGCAGCGCCTGCCACACCAAACTCTACCCGCTGGGATCGGGCAAGGCGGTCACCATGGCGGCCATGGAAAAGGGGAAATCATGCGGTGCGTGCCACAATGCCAAGGAAGCGTTCGCTGTTGCTCAGTGCGAGAAATGCCACCCGGTGCAGGAGGTGAAATTCCGGGTCTCCCGGGTTGGGGACGTCAAGTTCAGCCATGCTGCGCACCTGGGGATGTACAAGTGCGGCGAGTGCCATACCCGGACCTTCCCCACGAAAAGCGGCGGGAAGCCCGTCTCCATGGCGGAGATGAAGAAGGCTAAGTCATGCGGCGCCTGCCATGACGGCAAGAGCGCTTTCTCGGTCACCGGCAATTGTGACTCCTGCCACACTCGCGGCTAG
- a CDS encoding aspartate:alanine exchanger family transporter — MVKILLENPLMLLLMVAAIGYPLGKIKVYGITLGVGAVLFVGLAFGMLHPDMKAPAIVYIMGQALFVYTVGLSAGPSFVSTFRRNGVMNNLLAGGVLCASAALCVALQKYFMLKPGIAAGIFCGSMTASPALGGALESIRQTAPEELLETLLAEPVVGFSVAYPIGVIGLMLTINICQKLWKVDYQAEYRELRKPEERAALVHCTIKVQKVVPPGATVQELNEAQECNVIFSRIKRGEEFFFAAPGTALQPGDLIMVAGLPKEIEKIAIALGERRSKDRLGLDRTEYEYRRVFVSSPQAIGRTIGELDLDKRFGEVITLVRRGDNEFLPDAEMVLEFGDVIRVLAHKTNMEEVTAFFGNSYRKVSEVDVMTFSLGLVIGLILGLMPFPFPGGGSMQLGFAGGPLIVGILLGTFGRTGKVVWSLPYSASMTLKQVGLVLFLAGIGTRSGYSLLTTLSHGGGGSIFITGVCITAITAFLGLYIGHKVLKIPMSLVVGIVAGMHTSTPGLGYIKEQTGNDLADQGYACVFPFATIGKIILVHIVLVVTGQG; from the coding sequence ATGGTCAAGATACTCCTCGAGAACCCGTTGATGCTTCTGCTCATGGTCGCGGCCATAGGCTACCCGTTGGGAAAGATCAAGGTGTACGGCATAACGCTTGGGGTCGGCGCGGTCCTATTCGTCGGGCTTGCCTTCGGCATGCTCCACCCCGACATGAAGGCTCCCGCCATCGTCTACATCATGGGACAGGCGCTCTTCGTCTACACCGTGGGGCTTTCGGCCGGCCCCTCCTTCGTCTCCACCTTCCGCAGAAACGGGGTGATGAACAACCTTCTGGCTGGAGGGGTCCTCTGCGCCTCCGCCGCGCTCTGCGTCGCGCTGCAGAAATACTTCATGCTGAAGCCCGGCATCGCCGCCGGCATCTTCTGCGGCAGCATGACCGCCTCCCCGGCCCTCGGCGGCGCGCTGGAGTCGATCAGGCAGACCGCCCCGGAGGAGCTCCTGGAGACGCTCCTGGCCGAGCCGGTGGTCGGCTTCTCCGTCGCCTACCCTATCGGTGTGATAGGCCTTATGCTCACCATCAACATCTGCCAGAAACTCTGGAAGGTCGACTACCAGGCGGAGTACCGGGAGTTGAGAAAGCCGGAGGAGCGGGCGGCCCTGGTGCACTGCACCATCAAGGTGCAGAAGGTGGTACCGCCGGGCGCAACCGTTCAGGAATTGAACGAGGCGCAGGAGTGCAACGTGATCTTCAGCCGGATAAAGCGCGGCGAGGAGTTCTTCTTCGCGGCGCCGGGGACCGCGCTGCAGCCGGGAGACCTGATCATGGTGGCGGGACTCCCCAAGGAGATCGAGAAGATCGCGATCGCCCTGGGAGAGCGAAGAAGCAAGGACCGACTCGGGCTGGACCGGACCGAGTACGAGTACCGCAGGGTCTTCGTCTCCAGCCCGCAGGCCATCGGCCGCACCATAGGAGAGCTCGACCTCGACAAGCGCTTTGGCGAGGTGATCACGCTGGTGCGCCGCGGGGACAACGAGTTCCTGCCCGACGCGGAAATGGTGCTGGAGTTTGGCGACGTGATACGGGTCTTGGCACATAAAACAAACATGGAAGAGGTCACCGCCTTCTTCGGCAACTCCTACCGAAAGGTGAGCGAGGTGGACGTGATGACCTTCAGCCTGGGGCTCGTGATCGGGCTCATCCTGGGGCTCATGCCGTTTCCCTTTCCCGGAGGGGGGAGCATGCAGCTTGGATTTGCCGGCGGCCCGCTCATCGTGGGGATACTTCTGGGAACCTTCGGCAGAACCGGCAAGGTCGTCTGGAGCCTTCCCTACAGCGCCAGCATGACACTAAAGCAGGTGGGGCTCGTGCTGTTCCTGGCAGGAATCGGCACCCGCTCCGGATACAGCCTGCTCACCACGCTCAGCCACGGCGGAGGGGGGAGCATCTTCATAACCGGCGTCTGCATCACTGCGATCACCGCATTCCTTGGGCTCTACATCGGCCACAAGGTGCTGAAGATACCCATGTCGCTGGTGGTAGGGATCGTCGCGGGGATGCACACCTCGACTCCGGGGCTTGGGTACATAAAGGAGCAGACCGGCAACGACCTCGCCGATCAGGGGTACGCCTGCGTCTTTCCCTTCGCCACCATAGGAAAAATCATCCTGGTGCACATAGTGCTGGTGGTGACGGGCCAGGGTTGA